The following proteins are co-located in the Synechococcus sp. UW179A genome:
- a CDS encoding DUF805 domain-containing protein produces the protein MTKEKTPFFSFDGEMGRIDYWGSAIFRSLIAGLIFFVVLALIFRGYFSSSYEELSTAITQWTSDHAVRVWLLGEILNIFLFLPITWRRWRDLGPRLKKNWLYISVLSSLMPGYEVFPFVGMQSLIITLGILSIYPNFKLLFWPGKRYASLRQSG, from the coding sequence ATGACCAAAGAAAAGACTCCTTTCTTTTCTTTCGATGGAGAAATGGGTCGCATTGATTACTGGGGTAGCGCCATCTTCAGATCTTTGATCGCAGGCCTGATCTTCTTCGTTGTTCTTGCCTTGATTTTTAGAGGGTACTTCAGCAGCTCCTACGAAGAATTATCAACTGCAATTACACAATGGACCTCGGATCACGCAGTGCGAGTGTGGCTTCTGGGTGAGATTCTGAACATCTTTCTCTTCCTGCCGATCACCTGGAGAAGGTGGAGAGATCTGGGGCCACGCTTAAAGAAAAACTGGCTCTACATCTCTGTGCTGAGCAGCCTAATGCCTGGATATGAGGTCTTTCCCTTCGTTGGCATGCAATCACTCATCATTACTCTTGGGATCCTGTCGATTTATCCAAACTTCAAACTGCTCTTCTGGCCCGGTAAGCGATACGCAAGCCTGCGACAGAGCGGATAA